The following DNA comes from Hordeum vulgare subsp. vulgare chromosome 3H, MorexV3_pseudomolecules_assembly, whole genome shotgun sequence.
attttacgtggctgttatgagtatctagtatgaccgcatcttgcttacgcaaagccacaacggtgctatgcaaattgctatttaaccttctccaaggaccgtatcggtcaaatccgattcaactaaagttgaagaaacacacacccgccagccatctttatgcaataagttgcatgtcagtcgataaaaccggtctctcataagcatatgagtaaagttggtccgggccgcttcattccaacaataccgctgaatcaagaaaagactaaggagggcagcaaattgaacatcaacgcccacaaactcttttgtgttctactcgagatgtcatctacgcatgaacctagctcatgatgccattgttggggtacgttgcatgggaaacaaaaaaattcctacgcacacgaagacctatcatggtgatgatcatctacgagagggagatcggatccacatacccatgtagatcgctaagcggaagagtatgtaacgcggttgatgtagtggaacatcttcgcgatccaaatagcagcccgtcccgtgatttcatcacgatccgtcccgcgatcccatcacagtccatcccgatctagtgccgaacggacgataccttcgtgttcagcacacgtacaactcgatgatgatccccgccttattgatccagcaagaaggatagagaggtagatgaggtctcccgcacggtggtgtggtggtggtggtgaactaatgcagcacggctttgcctaagcactgccgaactagactagaggagaaacagatctagagagaagtagagggagcatgtggcaattgttgtgtccaaaaccctcaaaaccctctagtatatataggagaagggaggaggaggctaTTCCCTAGGGGTGGACCTTTGCCTTGGCCGcaaggaagagaggaggagtcctcctccaatcctattaggattaggactccttccacttggaaactctttccaccttttcgcCTTTTTGCCTTATTCATCCACTCCGGCCGCATGGGCCGTTAGGGGAGGGTtcgaccagcccactaggggatggtctacctcctcttacagcccatgaagcctttgggtcgtcacagccctcccggtggtccctcggtaccctcccgacactcccggtacactattgatgagcccaaaacttttttggtgaccaaaacatgacttcctatatatcaatctttaccttcggaccattccagagctcctcgtgacgtctaggatctcatccgggactccgaacaaccttcgctcaccaacacctataactcaactataccgaaacgtcatcgaaccttaagtgtgcagaccgtgcgggttcgagaactatgcagacatgacctgagacactccccggtcaataaccaatagcgggacctagatgtccatagtgactcctacatattctacgaagatcttatcggttgaacctctacgtcaaggattcagttaatcccgtacgttgttccctttgtccttcggtatgtgacttgcccgagattcgatcttcggtatctccatacctagttcaatctcattatcggcaagtctctttacttgttccgtaatacaagatcctgtgaccaaatccttagtcacattgcttgcaaggcttattgtgatgttttattaccgagagggccccgagattcctctccgtcatacggagtgacaaatcccaatatcgattcacgccaacccaacaaacaccttcggagatacctgtagagcacctttatagtcacccatttacgttgcgacgtttgatacacacaaggtattcctccgatgtcccggagttgcatgatctcatggtcataggaacagatatactgacatgcaaaaaacagtagcaataaactcacaggatcatatgctacgttgatagtttgggtcttgtccatcacatcattctcctaatgatgtgatcccgttatcaagtgacaacacttatctatgtctaggaaaccttgaccatctttgatcaacgagctagttaactagaggcttactagggacagtgtgttgtctatgtatccacacatgatatctgagtttccattcaataaattctagcatggataataaacgattatcatgaataagaaaatataataataaccaatttattattgcctctagggcatatttcgaatagTATCATTGTCGGTGACGGCTCCACCCTCCCGATCACTCACATTAGGCATACTTCGTTTCCCTCTACTTCCATGCCCTTGTCTTTATCTAACATTCTTGTTTCACCCGATCTCATTAAAAATCTTGTTTCCGTTCGCTATCTTGCTCGTGAAAATCATGTGACTGTTGAGTTTGACGAGTTTGGTTTTTGTGTCAAGGACGCTCGAACCAGGATGGTACTTCACCGGTGTGATAGCCCCGACGAGGATCTCTATTCAGTCCACCTAAAGTCCTCCACCACCATCGCTCATGTCGCTCTCGCCGTCGGCGTCAACCATTGGCATGCTCGTCTGGGTCATCCCAACCCCATCACTCTCCGTCATATTCTTAGGAGTTTTAGTTCCACTTGTAATAAGATTGAGGATCATACTTGTCATGTGTGTCGTGTCAGCAAACACGTTCGCCTTCCGTTTACTGGTTCCACCACCACTGCTTCTTTTCCTTTTCAGTTAATCCATAGTGATGTGTGGACCTCTCCAGTTGCTAGTAATTTGGGCTTCCTATATTATCTTGTTATCCTTGACGATTACTCCCATTATGCGTGGACTTTTCCCTTGCGACGAAAGTCAGATGCACTTTCCACTTTGACGGATTTTTACTCCTATGTCAGCTCATAGTTTGCCGTCCCATTCTTGCTCTTCAGACTCACAATGGAAAAGAGTTCGACAATCTTGCATTCCGTTCTTTCCTTTCGCACCATGGCACAGTTTTTCGTCTCACTTGCCCGTATATCTTCGAGCAAAACGGTCGCGCCGAACATGTCCTTCGCACACTCAACGACTGCGTCCGCACCCTCCTCTTTCATGCCCACATGCCACCCCGCCACTGGCCGAATGCTCTCGCTACCGCATCTCTTCTCCTCAATCTTCGGCCTTGCCGTCCTCGCTGGAACTATGCACCACACCACTTACTCTTCGGTACgccaccttcctatgagggtctgCGCAATTTTGGGTGCCTCTGTTATCCCAGTGTGGTTCACATCTCTCCTCATAAACTTGCTCCATGCTCCATCGCTTGCATCTTCCTTGGTTATCCTCCTAACTCCAAAGTATATCAGTGTTATGATCCTATCTCCCATCGCGTGTTCACATCCCGACATGTTTACTTTGACGAGTGTTTGTTTCCGTTTTAGCAGGTGCCTCCGGCTTCTTCATCACCAGCCGTTGATGGCGCCTCACCAGGCCGTTTGCACGCGGCCCTTGGCCTGCCCCTGGTTTCGCGCCGCACCACGGCTCGCGTGGTTGCGGCCTCTTATGACTTGGGCGATGTGCTTCCGAGCACCGCTGCGGGCTCCTCGACGCCACCCGTGGCGTTGCCGGCTGCACCTCCAGCACGGGCGCCAACTGTACCCAGAACGCCAGCTACATCCACGGCTCCTACAGCGTGGGTGCCTGCTGCACCCGCAACGCGGGCTTCACCCGCTTCACCCGCAGCGTCGGCCCCGCCCGCTTCACCACCCATGGCCTTTGCGGTCGGCTCGGTCACCCGTGCCCATATGGGCGTTCTTCGGCCGAGCTCGCGGTATCCTTCGGACGAGTACGCCTGCACGGCTTCCACCTCTATGCCATCGCCCTTGCCGTCCTCCGTATGAGCCGCTCTCCGTGATCCGCTCTGGATGGCTGTGATGTAGGAGGAGTTTGACGCATTGCAGCGGAATCGGACTTGGCAGCTTGTTCCACGACCCCGACACGCTAATGTGATTATCGGGAAATGGGTCTTCAAGCACAAGCTCCATCCTGACGGCACCCTCCATCGCTACAAGGCGCGTTGGGTTGTTCGCGGCTTTCGCCAGCATGCTGGCGTCGACATCACCGACACTTTCGCTGTGGTCGTCAAGCCCGGCATGATCCGCACCGCCCTCCAGCTTGCGGTCTCTCGTGCATGGCTTGTACACCAGatggacgtctccaacgccttcctCCACGATCACCTTCAGGAGCAGGTTTTATGTCAGCAACCTGCGGGATTTGTTGATCTGACGTCTCCAGATCATGTGTTCTTGCTTTCGTGCTCGTTATACGGGCTCAAGCAGGCTCCTCGCGCCTGGTACCAGCGCATCGCGACGTTCCTTCATCAACTAGGGTTTTGTTCTAGACACTCCGATGCCTCGCTGTTTGTTTATCACCAGAGCGCCGACACCACATATTTGCTCCTCTACGTTGACGACATCATCCTAACAGCCTGCACGCCTGGCCTTCTCAGTCGGCTCACTGACTGTCTTCGTGCTGAGTTCACCATCAAGGACTTGGGTCCTTTGCACTACTTCCTCGGTGTTGAGGTGGTGCGCCGTCCTGATGGCTTCTTCCTTCATCATCGGAAGTACGCTCATGAGCTTCTTGACCGTGCTGGGATGCTTAATTGCAAACCCATGGCCACGCCTGTCGACACGAAGGCCAAGCTCTCCACCACTGATGGTTCTCCTGCTTCGGATGCTACGCTCTATTGTTGACGTTCTGTAGTACCTCACTATGACACGTCCAAAGATCTAGTACGTCGTTCAGTAGGTCTATCTTCACATGCATGCTCCTCGAAACGTTCATTGGGCCGATGTAAAGCGGATCCTACGCTACATTCATGGCTCCATGGACTTGGGCATCACGTTgttcgcctccgcctccgccgatATCACCGCCTACAGCGAAGCCGACTGGGATGGCTGCCCCGACACACGGCGATCCACTTCGGGTTACTGTGTCTTCCTTGGGCCATCACTCATCTCGTGGTCGTCCAAGCGGCAGCCTACGGTCTCTCGGTCTAGTGCTGAGGCTGAGTATCGCGTCGTGGCGAATGTTGTCGTTGACTGTTCCTGGCTTCGTCAGCTTCTTCTTGAGCTCTTGTGCCCGTTCACCAAGGCGACAATGGTCTACTATGACTACGTCTCGACGGTCTACCTCTCTGCCAGCCCAGTCCATCATCATCGCACCAAGcacattgagcttgatattcattTTGTTCGGGATCAGGTCACTCTTGGCCACGTTCGTGTTCTCCACGTTCCCACATCCCAATAATTTACAGATATCATGACCATAGGCTTGCCCACGGCGTCTTTCGAGGAGTTTCGCTCCAGTCTTTGCGTCAGCAACGGCGACGCTTCGACTGCAGGGGGTGTTGAGTATATGTGTTATGTGCATATTGTGTATTAGGCCCACCTCCTAGTTCTGTATAGTTTAGGTTGTGGTCCACCTTGTACATCATATATACGTGCGGTTGCACCTGATCAATACATCGTGCAATTCTATTATCATAGAGAAACAAAAGATCAGTAGAACCGGCAGTGACGTCTCCAAGATAACACTGGAAGAGCTGGCACTACGTATGGCATGGCATGGACGGTCGACGCGCTAGTCAAGTCAATCTTCTCTCCGGAAGAGATGGAAGAGAGATGCTCTCTCATCAGGAAGTCAATGTTCTCCGGATCGCTCACAGCCACGGGTGATGGGCCCGTACAATCATGTGCAGCGGCCAGGAAAAGGAAAGGCATACAAAACCCGCCGCCGATTGAGAACCACCACACCTTCAACACGCGCACGAGACTATCCACCCGGGCTGCTCCTTGATTTGATTCCCCGTCTACACGGAGCCCTCCGCTGTTCTTGCCTACAGCAACCGGCAGCATCTTCCGGGGTTTCGTTGCCTGCACGCCACACGTTTCTGTTTTTGTTACTTCTTGTAGGGAATGGAAGATAATATGCATGGAGTATTTGCTTACCATGCGAATGAACAAACTGAAAATAAGTGCAACATTACAAGTTTCAAATGGGAGAACACCGGAGCAGGGAGAAACGCAACGCGTTTCAGCTCAGCTTGTTCCAGGGAAACTGCAAGGAGGAAATCGGTGtcgaaagattgaattcatcgaaCGGAGCCTTATATCTTTGACCTTCTTTCCTGCACATGGACAATTAGTTAGTCATCATCATACAAGACAGAGACTAACAGGCCTATAAATACCATTACCTGTTGTTGTATCATATCACACAAACATGGATTTCCACTCTTCCCCTCGGCGTTTTTCGGCTTACCTCCTGCTCTGCTTATGCCTTGTGATAAGCATAAGCAGAGGGTATGGATCTCAAAAGGTATGGCTGATGGATCACCCTACATTTTACTGTATCtcatgttgttgattttgttcgaTGCTAAGTTGTGTTTTCTGTTCCTCTCCACTTACTGTATCtcatgttgttgattttgttcgaTGCTAAGTTGTGTTTTCTGTTCCTCTCCACGCATAGCTGTACATCGTTTACCTGGGAGAGAAGAAACATGACGACGCTTCTCTCGTAACAGCTTCACACCATGACATGCTCAGCGCCATTCTTGGAAGGTAAACCTCAGAACAAGTTTGCTAGCTTTCCGAGTTTGGTTCTGATATTCTGAAGGGCAATATATATACTTTTAGAGGACAGAGTATTTTGTTCGGCAATTCCAAGTAAAGCTGTCGTTTTATTTTTCCTCATCACCTGCTGATTTGTTTCAGCAAGCAAGAGGCGTTGGCCTCCATCACTTATAGCTACAAGCATGGCTTCTCAGGCTTCGCAGCCATGCTCACAGATGACCAAGCACAAGATCTTGCAGGTGAGCCAAGTTTACCTAAACAAATTACTGCACTGATTCTCTGTTGATCTACCACTATCCTGTTAAGATGACCCAATTGAAGAATCCAATCCTGATGCATGAcccttcctactgaagaaagaaaCGTATTTGGCGATTAACATTTGCTCCATTGTTAAGCTGTTTATCTTTTTAATTATCAATATGAGTTCGAGGGTGGGGAGTTTCATGGTTCTTATCCCCGTTTTGTAGAAGCCTGTTGTGGCTCAATTTATGGTCTCTTTTCTGCAAACACAATTTATTTGTAGTTGTCCACTTGTTTTAGTACGAAGCTGCACATCTGTGATAGCCTCACGACCCTGCCCGATTATATTTCAATTTTTGCTACTGTATTTCTTAGGTGACTGAAAAATAACTATTTCTGTGTCACCGCTGAGAATTGTCCAATCAAACTTCAGAATTCGTGCAAGTAAGTTTAAATAAGGGACAATAAATTTTTGATTTTTGCGAGTATCAGTAGTTAATTGAGAAACGACAATTTCTAACTCGGGTTATGAGGATCCTTCCTTTTTGTTACTCTGTGATGTATACACAACACAGATAACTAACTTGTGACTTCTGATTTAGATTTAGAAATATTGTTCCTCATGTATCTTTGTGACATGTTCAGAGCTACCTGAAGTTATCAGCGTTACTCCAAATCAAAATCATGACTTGATGACCACAAGAAGCTGGGATTTCCTTGGCATGAACCTGGACCATCAGCCACCAAATAAACTTCTGCAAAGGAGCAAATATGGAGAAGATGTAATTATCGGGATAGTCGACACTGGTCAGTCCTTCATTGTTAAAAGTTAaattagaaagaaaaaaaaatcttcaccAACCAAATTCCTGCTAAAACACTGCAAATACAATTGATGCAGGGATCTGGCCTGAATCAAGAAGCTTCAGCGATGATGGGTACGGACCAATACCGTCACGATGGAAGGGTGTGTGTCAGCTGGGCCAGGCCTGGGGGAGCACCAACTGCAGCAGGAAAATTATAGGTGCACGGTACTATCCTGCGGGTCTGGACAAAGCTGATCAAGCGAACAATTACATGTCGGCACGAGACATAAATGGGCACGGGACGCACACCGCATCCACAGCAGCCGGTGCAATAGTAGAGGGGGTCAGCCTCCATGGCCTGGCAGCAGGTGTGGCACGGGGTGGTGCGCCTCGAGCACGCCTTGCAGTGTACAAGGTCGCATTTGAGGGCCCGAAGAAGGTGCAGCTTGCTAGTGCCGCGCTGCTAGCAGCTCTGGATGATGCAATTCATGACGGAGTTGACATCCTATCCCTATCAGTCGTATATAATGACAATTCATTTGGTTCACTCCATGCAGTCCAGAAGGGTATTACCGTTGTTTACGGCGCGGGAAATAGCGGGCCTAGACCACAAGTCATGTCTAACACAGCTCCTTGGGCCATTACAGTCGCAACGAGCAAGATCGACCGGTCTTTTCCAACTGCCATTACCCTTGGAAACAATCAAACTATAGTGGTAATACACTAGAAAAACATGATCTTTGTTAGAAACTTAGAATCCTGGGaggcaactttgctccacttatcATCCTCAAACACTTACCACTCCAAATTTATGCATGACTTTTCATATTTGCAGGGTCAATCACTCTATTACATGCTAAAAAATGAATCCAAGAGTGAGTTCCAACCACTTGTAGAAGGTGGAAGGTGCGTCAGATGCTATTCAGTTTCTTGATTAAGTAGATAGATGTCATTTTATGTTTAGGCATCCAGTTGAGCAACTATTGTGGTCTTTCTGTTTACAGCTGCTCAGTCGAGGCGCTAAATGGCACGGAAATCAACGGAAAAGTTGTTCTATGCATTAAAGAAACTTTCGGCCCACCAGCAGACATCATCCCAGACGCCATAACAAATGTTAAAACTGGTGGGGCATCTGGTCTTATTTTCGCAATATATACCTTTGATAAGCTTTTGAGCACCGAAGATTGTGTGGGCATGGCATGTGTCATTGTCGACATTGATATTGGATATCAGGTTGCAACATACATTGGAAGCCAAGGGTAAGAACCTATTTTGTGACCTTCCATGCGTAGTTGCTTACAGATGTTATCTTTTATCCTGCAATTATTTAAAGACTCAATAAACTGTGATTTAACTTGAGCAGCTCGCCCATTGCTAAGATTGAGCCAGCAAGTACTATAACAGGAGTCCGAGTTCCTGCTCCAAGAGTCGCATTTTTTTCTTCAAGAGGCCCCTCCGTCAAGCACCCTACAGTTCTTAAGGTACACAAGCAAAAATGAGCGCATTCTGTTGTCCTGTGCAATATATATTATAATTCTAGAAACAATCATCGGAAAAACATCCAACTAGCTAGTAGGGATTGATCATAAAATTTCTCTCAGAAATAGGGACTTTAAGATGATTTTGTTAGACCGGTTAGCACTACCTTCATACGGTGAAATTATCGTAATCCCATTATAACTGCTTTAACAGCCTGACATAGCGGCACCTGGAGTCAACATCTTAGCAGCTACAGGAGATGGATATGTGTTCGACTCAGGGGCATCAATGTCAACCCCACATGTAGCAGGCATCGTAGCACTGCTAAAGGCTGTACATCCTGATTGGTCTCACGCTGCCCTAAAATCGGCAATTGTTACCACTGGTAAATTCCTAAACCGTTATATACACATGGAACACTATCCTCATAAATCCACTCAAGCTTTCTTAACAATGAATTGCTCTTCTTTGCATCGGTAAAGCATCAACCAAGGATGAGCATGGCATGCCGATGCTAGCAGAAGCACTACCCCGGAAGGTCgccgacccattcgactacggagGGGGAAACATAAATCCTAATGCAGCCGCCGATCCTGGCCTTGTTTACGACATCGATCCGAGGGACTACAGCAAGTTCTTCGCTTGCACGATTCAGAAATACGAGATCTGCAACATTTCAACATCGCCAGCCTATCAGCTAAACCTGCCTTCCATATCCATTCCTGAGCTAAGGGGTCCAATTAAGGTGCAGCGAGCGGTCACGAACGTCGGCGAGGTCGACGCGGTTTACCGAGCAGATATACAGTCACCCCCAGGAGTGAAGATCAAAGTTGACCCACCAACCCTAGTCTTCAACGCGACAAAGAAAGTGCACGCCTTCAAGGTCAGCATGACGCCTCTGTGGAAGGTGCAAGGGGACTACACATTCGGCAGCCTGACTTGGCGCAACGAGCACCACTCGGTGAGGATCCCACTAGCAGTCCGGATCACAATCCAGGATTTCTACGCCGATGTTGCATAGTGACGACGAATGTCATATCATATGAAATAAAGATTGGTGATGTTAGGGTTTACCTTGAATCAGAAGACTATATGTAACTGTACTTAGGATTTGCAATTTGTACTTGAAGAAATTTGTTTGCAATTGAACACTACTGTTATTGGTTTTTATCTGAATACCGGGTTCTCCATTTTACCCCCACGAATCACACAACGGAAATGGCTGTAGAGGGGAGGATGGATGGGGCGAACCTGGCGGCGTGGGCGGCGGAGAGCTTCGCCGGATTAGCCGTGGCGAGAGCCGAGACGTGAGTGCGGGCCCGCGTGCATTGCCGTCCGGCCGCCGGAG
Coding sequences within:
- the LOC123444608 gene encoding subtilisin-like protease SBT3.5, which produces MDFHSSPRRFSAYLLLCLCLVISISRGYGSQKLYIVYLGEKKHDDASLVTASHHDMLSAILGSKQEALASITYSYKHGFSGFAAMLTDDQAQDLAELPEVISVTPNQNHDLMTTRSWDFLGMNLDHQPPNKLLQRSKYGEDVIIGIVDTGIWPESRSFSDDGYGPIPSRWKGVCQLGQAWGSTNCSRKIIGARYYPAGLDKADQANNYMSARDINGHGTHTASTAAGAIVEGVSLHGLAAGVARGGAPRARLAVYKVAFEGPKKVQLASAALLAALDDAIHDGVDILSLSVVYNDNSFGSLHAVQKGITVVYGAGNSGPRPQVMSNTAPWAITVATSKIDRSFPTAITLGNNQTIVGQSLYYMLKNESKSEFQPLVEGGSCSVEALNGTEINGKVVLCIKETFGPPADIIPDAITNVKTGGASGLIFAIYTFDKLLSTEDCVGMACVIVDIDIGYQVATYIGSQGSPIAKIEPASTITGVRVPAPRVAFFSSRGPSVKHPTVLKPDIAAPGVNILAATGDGYVFDSGASMSTPHVAGIVALLKAVHPDWSHAALKSAIVTTASTKDEHGMPMLAEALPRKVADPFDYGGGNINPNAAADPGLVYDIDPRDYSKFFACTIQKYEICNISTSPAYQLNLPSISIPELRGPIKVQRAVTNVGEVDAVYRADIQSPPGVKIKVDPPTLVFNATKKVHAFKVSMTPLWKVQGDYTFGSLTWRNEHHSVRIPLAVRITIQDFYADVA